Part of the Bacillus cereus group sp. RP43 genome is shown below.
ATATGCAGCTTGTAGTTTTTTCGTAATTGGTCCTCTTTCGCCGCTTCCAAACTTCTCATCACCAATTTGAACAACAGGGAATATTTCAAGTGGTGTCGCTGTAAAGAAACATTCGTCAGCCTCGTATACTTCTTGCAATGAGAATTCACGCTCTTCTACTTCAATATGTAAAGCTTTCGCTAATGTAATAACGTAGTGACGAGTAATACCGTGTAGAATGAAATTATCGGCTGGATGTGTAATTAATTTATTATTTTTCACCATAAAGAAATTCGAATGACACCCTTCTGTTACAACTCCATCTCGTACTAATATCGCTTCTTGATACCCTTGGTCGTTTATTTTATTTTTAATCATGATATTAGGTAGAAGGTTCAAAGATTTTATATGGCAAAACTTCCAGCGTATATCCTCTTCTACAGTAACCTTTATTCCTTGTTCCATAGTAGCGATAGGTCTTAGAAACGAAACAATATTCGCAAAATATGTTGGCTGTAAATCTTTTTCATACACATGATTTCGAGCTTGAGCTCCACGTGATATTTGAAGATACACATTCCCATCTTCTTGAAATTGATTTCTTTCAATCATTTGATAAAGTTCTTCAACTAACTCTTCCTTTGTAAACGGAGGAA
Proteins encoded:
- the dat gene encoding D-amino-acid transaminase gives rise to the protein MKATHKDWILFNGRIVNTKEEQPMVALEERGLQFGEGIYEVFRLYDGKPHLLDLHLERFFKSMREINIVPPFTKEELVEELYQMIERNQFQEDGNVYLQISRGAQARNHVYEKDLQPTYFANIVSFLRPIATMEQGIKVTVEEDIRWKFCHIKSLNLLPNIMIKNKINDQGYQEAILVRDGVVTEGCHSNFFMVKNNKLITHPADNFILHGITRHYVITLAKALHIEVEEREFSLQEVYEADECFFTATPLEIFPVVQIGDEKFGSGERGPITKKLQAAYEESISLFKVTN